In one window of Tubulanus polymorphus chromosome 3, tnTubPoly1.2, whole genome shotgun sequence DNA:
- the LOC141901357 gene encoding adenosylhomocysteinase-like, with product MSGGDKRYKVADISLAPQGRLAIEIAENEMPGLMSLRKKYGKEKPLKGARIAGCLHMTVQTAVLIETLTELGAEVQWSSCNIFSTNDIAAAAIAATGVPVYAWKGETDEEYMWCIEQTLVFKDGQPLNMILDDGGDLTNLVHEKFPQFITNVKGVSEETTTGVHNLYKMFKEGTLKVPAINVNDSVTKSKFDNLYGCRESLVDGIKRATDVMLAGKVAVVAGYGDVGKGCAQALRAFGSRVLITEIDPINALQAAMEGYEVTTIDEAIKEARIFVTASGCKGIIEAHHFEQMLDDSIVCNIGHFDCEIDVASLKAMAKKCDVVQPQVERYTLPNGNRVILLAEGRLVNLGCAHGHPSFVMSNSFTNQVLAQIELWTKPESYKIGVFFLPKKLDEEVAAAHLEHLGVKLTKLSEDQKDYLGLRSVDGPFKPDHYRY from the exons ATGTCTGGTGGTGACAAGAGATACAAAGTTG CTGATATCAGCCTCGCCCCTCAAGGACGATTGGCTATCGaaattgctgaaaatgaaatgcctGGTTTGATGTCGCTGCGAAAGAAATACGGAAAAGAAAAGCCATTGAAAGGAGCTCGTATTGCTGGTTGTCTTCACATGACGGTCCAAACTGCTGTTCTCATCGAAACGTTGACAGAACTCGGTGCTGAG GTGCAATGGTCAAGCTGTAACATATTTTCAACCAATGACATCGCGGCAGCCGCTATCGCTGCCACTGGCGTTCCAGTTTACGCGTGGAAAGGTGAAACCGATGAAGAATACATGTGGTGCATCGAACAGACTTTGGTATTCAAAGATGGCCAGCCATTGAACATGATCTTGGATGATGGCGGTGATTTGACCAATCTGGTTCATGAAAAATTCCCACAGTTTATTACTA ACGTTAAGGGTGTTTCTGAGGAGACCACCACTGGTGTACACAACTTATACAAAATGTTCAAGGAAGGAACATTGAAGGTGCCCGCCATCAATGTCAATGATTCAGTCACTAAG AGCAAATTCGACAATTTATACGGTTGTCGTGAGTCATTAGTCGACGGTATCAAGCGAGCTACTGATGTTATGTTGGCTGGTAAAGTTGCAGTAGTCGCTGGTTACGGTGATGTCGGAAAAGGTTGCGCCCAGGCTCTTCGCGCTTTCGGCTCGCGTGTTCTCATCACCGAAATCGATCCAATTAACGCTTTACAAGCTGCCATGGAAG GTTATGAAGTCACCACCATCGACGAAGCCATTAAAGAAGCCCGCATTTTCGTCACTGCCAGCGGATGTAAGGGTATCATCGAAGCCCATCACTTCGAACAGATGCTGGACGACTCGATCGTGTGCAATATCGGTCATTTCGATTGCGAAATTGATGTCGCCTCTTTGAAAGCTATGGCCAAAAAGTGCGATGTTGTCCAACCACAG GTTGAGAGATACACACTGCCCAATGGTAATCGTGTCATTCTGTTGGCAGAAGGCCGTTTGGTGAACTTGGGATGTGCCCACGGTCACCCGAGCTTCGTCATGAGCAACTCTTTCACTAACCAGGTTCTTGCCCAAATTGAGCTGTGGACGAAACCGGAAAGCTACAAAATTGGCGTATTCTTCCTTCCGAAGAAG CTTGATGAAGAAGTCGCAGCTGCCCACTTGGAACATCTCGGCGTCAAACTGACGAAGCTGTCCGAGGACCAGAAAGATTACTTGGGACTACGATCAGTTGATGGCCCGTTCAAACCAGACCATTACCGATACTGA
- the LOC141902329 gene encoding 2-oxo-4-hydroxy-4-carboxy-5-ureidoimidazoline decarboxylase-like: MYSIEEVNRFDADRFIEVFGNIVEFCQLCSAAIYSYRPFRNVDHIHQLVCAFIDELPLSGKEGVLRLHPDLAGKVAQSGLLSSESTDEQNAAGLHSLTEQERHILINHNGSYREKFGFPFVICAKQNKKNAILSGIEARVKNDKITEILTGIEEVKKICEIRLKNIIFESSASEPLSTIRSEREAKL, from the exons ATGTATTCGATCGAGGAGGTGAATCGATTTGATGCCGATCGCTTTATAGAAGTGTTCGGAAACATCGTCGAATTTTGTCAACTATGCTCAGCAGcgatatattcatacagaCCTTTCAGAAATGTTGATCACATACATCAACTCGTATGTGCCTTCATAGACGAGCTACCGCTATCGG GTAAAGAGGGTGTGCTTCGCTTGCATCCAGATTTGGCTGGGAAAGTGGCGCAATCCGGCTTGCTTTCTTCGGAGTCAACTGATGAACAAAATGCTGCCGGTCTCCACTCGCTAACCGAACAAGAACGCCACATCTTGATCAACCATAATGGTAGTTACAGAGAGAAGTTTGGTTTCCCTTTTGTCATCTGTGCCAAGCAGAATAAAAAGAATGCTATCTTAAGCGGTATAGAGGCCCgagtgaaaaatgacaaaattacCGAAATACTGACGGGTATTGAAGAGGTGAAAAAGATATGTGAAATAAGactgaaaaatattattttcGAATCATCTGCATCAGAACCCCTCTCGACAATCCGTAGCGAAAGGGAAGCTAAGTTATAG